Proteins encoded by one window of Clostridium perfringens:
- a CDS encoding aldehyde dehydrogenase, with protein sequence METLREKINKQREYFSTGETKDINFRIEKLKKLRDVLKSEEEKVFEALKKDLMKSSFESYVTEVAMVYDEINMHIKNIKKWSKKRRVKTPLVQFPAKSFIQLEPYGVVLIIGPFNYPFMLTMDPLIGAIAAGNTAVIKPSESAPETSKILKEILEKVFDEKYVLHINPERGKEVVEELLKEKFDYIFFTGSATVGKIVMKAASQYLTPVTLELGGKSPCIIDKDCKLELAARRIVWGKLLNSGQTCVAPDYLYVHKDIEEEFIKKLEEEIKNQFGDNPLESEDYSKMVNEREFNRVLSYIDKEKLVFGGNYNRKTFQIEPTILKNVTWNDPVMEREIFGPIFPILPFEDLDEVIRLVNSKDKPLAIYYFSEDKNKIEKVLNSTSSGGVTINDTLVHVSSSYLPFGGVGNSGMGEYHGKYSFDLFSNKKGVMNRKTFLDLKIRYAPFQNKLTIVKKIMK encoded by the coding sequence ATGGAAACCTTAAGAGAAAAAATAAATAAACAGAGAGAATATTTTAGTACAGGTGAAACTAAGGATATAAATTTTAGAATAGAAAAACTAAAGAAGTTAAGAGATGTTTTAAAAAGTGAGGAAGAGAAAGTCTTTGAAGCCTTAAAAAAAGACTTAATGAAATCTAGCTTTGAATCCTATGTTACAGAAGTGGCAATGGTATATGATGAAATAAATATGCACATTAAAAATATAAAAAAATGGAGCAAAAAAAGAAGAGTAAAAACTCCATTAGTACAATTCCCAGCAAAAAGTTTTATACAGTTAGAACCTTATGGAGTTGTTTTAATAATAGGTCCTTTTAATTATCCTTTTATGCTTACAATGGATCCTTTAATTGGAGCAATAGCAGCTGGGAACACAGCGGTTATAAAGCCTTCTGAATCAGCACCAGAGACATCTAAAATTCTTAAAGAAATATTAGAAAAAGTATTTGATGAAAAGTATGTTCTTCATATTAATCCAGAAAGAGGAAAAGAAGTTGTAGAAGAACTTTTAAAAGAAAAATTTGATTATATTTTCTTTACTGGAAGTGCTACTGTAGGAAAAATAGTAATGAAGGCAGCTTCTCAATATTTAACCCCTGTAACTTTAGAACTTGGAGGAAAAAGTCCTTGTATTATTGATAAGGATTGTAAGTTAGAATTAGCAGCTAGAAGAATAGTCTGGGGAAAATTATTGAATTCAGGACAAACCTGTGTTGCACCAGATTATTTATATGTTCATAAGGATATTGAAGAAGAATTTATAAAAAAATTAGAGGAAGAAATAAAAAATCAATTTGGAGATAATCCTTTAGAATCTGAAGATTATTCTAAAATGGTAAATGAAAGAGAATTTAATAGAGTACTTTCATATATAGATAAAGAAAAATTAGTTTTTGGAGGGAATTATAATAGAAAAACTTTTCAAATAGAACCAACTATATTAAAAAATGTAACTTGGAATGATCCTGTTATGGAAAGAGAAATTTTTGGGCCTATATTCCCAATTTTACCTTTTGAAGATTTAGATGAAGTAATAAGATTAGTAAATAGTAAGGATAAGCCTTTAGCCATATATTATTTTTCAGAGGATAAAAATAAAATTGAAAAAGTTCTTAATAGTACATCATCAGGAGGAGTAACAATAAATGATACCTTAGTTCATGTATCATCCTCATATCTACCTTTTGGTGGAGTTGGAAATAGTGGTATGGGAGAATATCATGGTAAGTATAGTTTTGACTTATTTTCCAATAAAAAGGGCGTTATGAATAGAAAAACATTCTTAGATTTAAAAATCAGGTATGCTCCTTTCCAAAATAAGTTAACAATTGTTAAAAAAATCATGAAATAA
- a CDS encoding helix-turn-helix domain-containing protein → MSKLINNAGNLIRSKRKEKGYSTQELAKLLNVSPGLINNIENGKTDTFNLELLHKISDILNISSSHIISDNIKDITLENINISLSFVPLLKSLNLISNNPNWDSKKIQLLLDKLLDDINFYNKILSN, encoded by the coding sequence ATGAGTAAATTAATAAATAATGCTGGAAATTTAATAAGGTCAAAACGTAAAGAAAAAGGCTATTCTACTCAAGAATTAGCCAAACTCTTAAATGTATCGCCAGGTTTAATAAATAACATAGAAAATGGTAAGACAGATACCTTTAACTTAGAATTACTTCATAAAATCAGCGATATTTTAAACATATCATCTTCTCATATAATTTCTGATAATATTAAAGATATAACTTTAGAAAACATAAATATATCTCTATCTTTTGTACCTTTACTAAAATCATTAAATTTAATATCCAATAATCCTAATTGGGATTCTAAAAAAATTCAATTATTACTAGACAAGCTACTTGATGATATAAATTTTTACAACAAAATACTTTCAAATTAA
- a CDS encoding alpha/beta hydrolase — protein MTYLIILIIIAILVIVFFLATGLYIFKSTVTRELHDIEKSYTRYVENNLFDEALYNSASKEDITLKSFDGLNLTSTLIMNENPTNKFIVLVHGVSICYVGSLKYFDIFYRNGFNVLIVNQRRHGKSEGKYSTYGFYEKYDVNMWIEYLKSRFGNDIILGLHGESMGAGTVMETIPLNDSIKFVIEDCGYSNFHELIGFQITHAYKNRLVRKILRPSLIFANFFMKTKAKFSMKKIVPIDIVASTSLPMMFIHGKEDYFVPWYMAVDLYKAKTKGYKELYLVEGAKHAEALEVNKILYEKKIMTFIEKALSLYK, from the coding sequence GTGACCTATCTTATTATATTGATAATTATTGCTATTTTAGTTATTGTCTTTTTTTTAGCAACAGGTCTATATATATTTAAATCTACTGTAACTAGAGAACTTCACGATATAGAGAAAAGTTATACTAGATATGTAGAAAATAATCTTTTTGACGAAGCCTTATATAATTCTGCTTCTAAGGAAGATATTACTTTAAAATCCTTTGATGGTCTTAATCTAACCTCAACACTTATAATGAATGAAAATCCTACAAATAAATTTATAGTATTAGTCCATGGAGTTTCTATTTGTTATGTTGGTTCTTTAAAATACTTTGATATATTTTATAGAAATGGCTTTAATGTTCTTATAGTGAATCAAAGAAGACATGGAAAAAGTGAAGGAAAATATTCCACATATGGTTTTTACGAAAAATATGATGTAAACATGTGGATAGAATACTTAAAATCTAGATTTGGCAATGATATAATTTTAGGTCTTCATGGTGAATCAATGGGAGCTGGAACAGTTATGGAGACTATTCCTCTAAATGATTCCATAAAATTTGTAATTGAAGATTGTGGTTACTCTAACTTTCACGAACTTATAGGATTTCAAATAACACATGCATATAAAAATAGACTTGTTAGAAAAATTCTTCGTCCAAGCCTTATATTTGCAAACTTCTTTATGAAAACTAAAGCTAAATTTTCTATGAAAAAAATAGTTCCTATAGATATAGTAGCTTCAACATCACTACCAATGATGTTTATACATGGAAAAGAGGATTATTTTGTACCATGGTATATGGCAGTAGATTTATACAAAGCTAAAACTAAAGGCTATAAAGAACTTTACCTAGTAGAAGGTGCCAAACATGCTGAAGCCTTAGAAGTTAATAAAATTCTATACGAAAAAAAGATAATGACCTTTATCGAAAAAGCATTATCTTTGTATAAGTAA
- a CDS encoding recombinase family protein, giving the protein MENLKMLNKVINDSQNYAVIYARISSKNENNSINAQIKLGEDVINKNNLLLYDTYIDKISGKTTSPKERKGFSRLLEDAKAGLFKTIIIYRLDRLVRRYDDWIETKKILNKLGIKILFSDTNQALLENSPQSEFFQNFSVMIAEMEPDTISLRASQGRIFRRKSGAYTSPKAPFGYIKQESNDRRKSKSIFIQEPIKLAFIKYIFFVFHRLIIEEKRSDSSNPQASINTLYNSLQNTLEYIEANINLRDIPLKNNTKYASLEAELFGVINKYIENTDLKSVKKEISEVKFYYLFSKGNTTKKNSAYLSACLRNPVYAGCILLDSNHPFKGLSYSTDEKTGITSFKERLDSEAFVNTNNLVGIIPSSIFKTVYSYLTYKSLIKIDRTPNFLLKGSLICSKCNKKLKLIDDNYLSCKGTRCHPFLKYDLLKFIIDKIIDNCLSISQTPLEQFINKLSRKIEIKNQNIKYQTLNKYEAIYNYLSSNDSSYVDKIHQKDIAIKSYVSSCNKYRTKLSYLNQLFDEVNKINKKCSSKPQLENNSVLLKQVKEKIVNHIMNNEEFFIPIFSEIIKEIKVDINYEQSPIEGKLNIRYEFTP; this is encoded by the coding sequence ATGGAGAATCTAAAAATGTTAAATAAAGTTATAAATGATTCACAAAATTATGCTGTTATATATGCAAGAATATCTTCTAAAAATGAAAACAACTCTATAAATGCACAAATTAAACTTGGAGAAGATGTTATAAATAAAAACAACCTACTACTTTATGACACTTATATAGATAAAATATCTGGAAAAACCACATCTCCTAAAGAAAGAAAAGGATTTTCTAGACTTTTAGAAGATGCTAAAGCAGGTTTATTTAAGACAATAATTATATACAGACTAGATAGATTAGTTAGAAGATATGATGATTGGATTGAAACAAAAAAAATCCTTAATAAACTAGGCATTAAAATATTGTTTTCTGATACAAACCAAGCATTATTAGAGAATTCTCCACAATCTGAATTCTTTCAAAACTTTTCTGTAATGATAGCAGAAATGGAGCCAGATACAATAAGCTTACGCGCAAGTCAAGGTAGAATATTTAGAAGAAAGAGCGGTGCATATACTTCTCCTAAAGCTCCATTTGGATATATAAAACAAGAATCTAATGACAGAAGAAAATCAAAATCTATATTTATTCAAGAGCCTATAAAATTAGCATTTATTAAATATATATTTTTTGTTTTTCACCGTTTAATTATTGAAGAAAAAAGAAGTGATAGTTCTAACCCCCAAGCTTCTATTAATACACTCTATAATTCACTACAAAATACATTGGAGTATATAGAAGCAAATATTAATTTAAGAGATATTCCTCTTAAAAACAATACTAAATATGCATCTTTAGAAGCCGAACTTTTTGGTGTAATTAATAAATATATTGAAAACACTGATTTAAAATCTGTCAAAAAAGAAATAAGTGAAGTTAAATTTTATTATTTATTTTCTAAAGGAAATACTACTAAAAAAAATTCTGCTTATTTAAGTGCCTGTTTAAGAAACCCTGTATATGCAGGTTGTATTTTACTAGACTCTAATCATCCCTTCAAAGGTTTGTCATACTCAACTGATGAAAAGACTGGCATTACTAGTTTTAAAGAGCGTTTGGATTCTGAAGCCTTTGTTAATACAAACAATTTAGTAGGCATAATTCCTTCATCTATTTTTAAAACAGTATATTCTTATTTAACTTATAAAAGTTTAATTAAAATTGATAGAACTCCTAACTTTTTGCTTAAAGGAAGCCTAATATGTTCTAAATGTAATAAAAAGCTAAAATTAATTGATGATAACTATCTATCATGCAAAGGAACTAGATGTCATCCATTCCTAAAATATGACTTATTAAAATTTATTATTGATAAAATTATAGATAATTGTTTATCTATAAGTCAAACACCACTAGAACAATTTATTAATAAACTCTCTAGGAAGATTGAAATTAAAAATCAAAATATTAAATATCAAACTTTAAATAAATATGAAGCTATTTATAACTATCTATCTTCAAACGATTCATCTTATGTTGATAAGATACATCAAAAGGATATTGCAATAAAATCCTATGTTAGTTCATGTAATAAATATAGAACTAAGCTTTCTTATTTAAATCAATTATTTGATGAAGTTAACAAAATAAATAAAAAGTGTAGTTCTAAACCTCAATTAGAAAATAATAGTGTTCTATTAAAACAAGTAAAAGAAAAGATAGTTAATCATATTATGAATAATGAAGAATTTTTTATTCCTATATTTAGTGAAATTATTAAAGAAATAAAGGTGGATATTAACTATGAACAATCTCCAATTGAAGGAAAGCTCAATATCAGATATGAATTCACTCCCTAA
- a CDS encoding glycoside hydrolase family 1 protein, protein MKYTFPENFWWGAATSGPQSEGRFNKKHDNVFDHWFDINPELFHNGIGPNIASNFYNSYKEDLAMLKEIGLNSFRTSIQWTRLIKDFETGEPDEDGVRFYNGVIDECLANGIDIIMNLHHFDLPVELYDKYGGWESKHVVELFSKFAKTAFSLFGDRVKKWATFNEPIVIIEGQFLYKWHYPCIVDGKRGLQAAYNIALASARAIEEYRKLGQDGEIGIIVNLTPAYPRSESKEDLRAAEIANAFFNELFLDPATKGEFPKNLVEVLEKDGVMWNSTKEELQVIKNNTVDFLGVNYYQPRRVKAREEEYGGETWAPEKYFDNYDMPGKRMNPHRGWEIYPKAIYDIAKNVQDNYGNIKWFISENGMGVEGEEKFKNAEGIIEDDYRIEFIIEHLEWLHKAIEEGSNCVGYHLWTPIDCWSWLNSYKNRYGFISLDLETQKKTIKKSGRWIKEVSKNNGF, encoded by the coding sequence ATGAAATATACTTTCCCAGAAAACTTTTGGTGGGGAGCTGCAACTTCAGGACCTCAGTCAGAAGGTAGGTTTAATAAAAAACATGATAATGTATTTGATCACTGGTTCGATATAAATCCAGAGTTATTTCACAATGGTATAGGACCAAATATAGCATCAAATTTTTATAATAGTTACAAAGAAGATTTAGCAATGCTAAAAGAAATTGGGTTAAATTCATTTAGAACTTCAATTCAATGGACAAGGTTAATTAAAGATTTTGAAACTGGTGAACCAGATGAAGATGGAGTGAGATTTTATAATGGTGTAATAGATGAATGTTTAGCAAATGGAATAGATATAATCATGAATTTACATCACTTTGATCTTCCTGTTGAATTATATGATAAATATGGTGGATGGGAATCAAAGCATGTTGTAGAATTATTTTCGAAATTTGCTAAGACTGCCTTTAGTTTATTTGGTGATAGGGTTAAGAAGTGGGCTACGTTTAATGAACCTATAGTTATTATTGAAGGACAGTTTTTATATAAATGGCATTATCCTTGTATAGTTGATGGAAAAAGAGGGCTTCAAGCTGCCTATAATATAGCATTAGCTTCTGCTAGAGCCATAGAAGAGTATAGAAAATTAGGACAAGATGGAGAAATAGGAATAATAGTTAACTTAACGCCAGCATATCCAAGAAGTGAGTCAAAAGAAGATTTAAGAGCTGCTGAAATTGCCAATGCTTTCTTCAATGAGTTATTCTTAGATCCAGCAACTAAAGGAGAATTTCCTAAGAACTTAGTTGAGGTTTTAGAAAAAGATGGAGTAATGTGGAATTCTACTAAGGAAGAATTACAGGTTATAAAAAATAATACTGTGGATTTCTTAGGGGTAAACTACTATCAACCAAGAAGAGTTAAAGCTAGAGAAGAGGAATATGGTGGAGAAACATGGGCTCCAGAAAAATATTTTGATAATTATGATATGCCAGGAAAGAGAATGAATCCTCATAGAGGATGGGAAATATATCCTAAGGCAATTTATGATATAGCTAAAAATGTGCAAGATAACTATGGCAACATAAAATGGTTCATTTCAGAGAATGGAATGGGTGTTGAAGGCGAAGAAAAATTCAAAAATGCTGAAGGTATAATTGAAGATGATTATAGAATTGAATTCATAATAGAGCATTTAGAATGGCTTCATAAGGCTATTGAAGAGGGTTCAAATTGTGTGGGATATCATTTATGGACTCCAATAGATTGTTGGTCATGGTTAAATTCATATAAAAATAGATATGGATTTATATCATTAGATTTAGAAACTCAAAAGAAAACTATTAAAAAATCAGGAAGATGGATAAAAGAAGTTTCTAAGAATAATGGTTTTTAA
- a CDS encoding recombinase family protein, which produces MKTAAIYARRSKVVETGDSIENQIQLCTNYLKNIGINNTLIYSDEGFSGKNTERPGFVRLMNDAKQKKFDTLVCYKVDRLSRNIGDFSNLINELEKNEISFISVIEQFDTRAAMGKAMMYICSVFSQLERETISQRVCDNMYSLATNGYWLGGEFPFGFSSSRKNFTDSSGKNRSYSELIPIEKEINLVKLIFNKYIELGSLSQVEKYLLQNNIKTRRGKDWSKASIKNIISNPVYVKANDKTIEYFKSQGIKTYGEPDDIHGILIYKKRKGKSGKIRNPDEWIYAVSTHEGIIDSDSWLEVQKIAEINKYKAPALGSSHKALLSGIIRCAQCGSSMRVSYGVPNKLTKKRKHYYMCTLKHNSGKVRCASKNVDGPEVDKLVINKLKELSLDKSYLVQRLKDYKESFATSSENILSKNIQNEISKNKEQIDNLVNNITLTEDPQLVQILLDKLTKLKSKSVELTNSLNKLNDELAKQDILINNCDNIIQKLKNLSTLIDDLDVPQKRSLLSSVIDKVFVDGDTGAVKIKFKTK; this is translated from the coding sequence TTGAAAACTGCTGCAATTTATGCTCGTCGTTCAAAAGTTGTTGAAACTGGTGATTCTATAGAAAATCAAATTCAACTTTGCACTAATTACCTTAAAAATATAGGTATAAATAATACTCTTATCTATTCAGATGAAGGCTTTTCTGGTAAAAACACAGAAAGACCTGGATTTGTTAGATTAATGAACGATGCCAAGCAAAAGAAATTTGATACTCTTGTATGTTATAAAGTTGATAGACTTAGTCGTAATATTGGTGATTTCTCAAATCTAATAAATGAACTTGAAAAAAATGAAATTTCATTTATATCAGTAATAGAACAATTTGATACTAGAGCTGCAATGGGCAAAGCCATGATGTATATTTGCTCCGTATTTAGTCAACTTGAAAGAGAAACTATATCTCAAAGGGTTTGTGATAACATGTACTCTCTTGCTACAAATGGATATTGGCTAGGTGGTGAATTTCCATTTGGTTTCAGTAGCTCTAGAAAAAATTTTACTGATTCTTCTGGTAAGAATAGAAGTTACTCTGAGTTAATACCAATTGAAAAAGAAATAAATTTAGTTAAATTAATATTTAATAAATATATTGAATTAGGTAGCCTTTCTCAAGTTGAAAAATATCTACTTCAAAATAACATTAAAACTCGCCGAGGAAAAGATTGGAGTAAGGCAAGCATAAAAAATATTATTTCTAATCCTGTATATGTTAAGGCAAATGATAAAACAATAGAGTATTTTAAGTCCCAAGGAATAAAAACATATGGTGAACCTGATGACATACACGGCATATTAATTTATAAAAAACGAAAAGGTAAAAGTGGAAAAATACGTAATCCAGATGAATGGATTTATGCCGTATCTACTCATGAAGGAATTATTGATTCAGATTCTTGGTTAGAAGTACAAAAAATAGCTGAGATTAATAAATATAAAGCTCCTGCTTTAGGTAGTAGTCATAAAGCTTTACTAAGTGGAATAATTCGCTGTGCACAATGTGGAAGCTCTATGAGAGTATCATATGGGGTTCCAAATAAACTAACTAAAAAAAGAAAGCATTACTATATGTGTACTTTAAAACACAATTCAGGAAAAGTAAGGTGTGCAAGTAAAAATGTTGACGGTCCAGAAGTTGATAAATTAGTAATTAATAAGTTAAAAGAACTGTCTTTAGATAAAAGCTATCTAGTTCAAAGATTAAAAGATTATAAAGAGTCTTTTGCTACTTCATCAGAAAATATTTTATCTAAAAATATTCAAAATGAAATATCTAAAAATAAAGAGCAAATAGATAACTTAGTAAATAATATTACTCTTACAGAAGACCCTCAACTTGTTCAAATATTACTTGATAAATTAACAAAATTAAAAAGTAAAAGTGTAGAGCTAACAAATTCATTAAATAAATTAAATGATGAATTAGCCAAACAAGATATTTTGATAAATAACTGTGATAATATCATACAAAAATTAAAAAACTTATCAACTCTAATTGATGATTTAGACGTTCCACAAAAAAGAAGTTTATTATCATCAGTAATTGATAAAGTTTTTGTTGATGGTGATACTGGAGCAGTAAAAATAAAATTTAAAACAAAATAA
- a CDS encoding DUF3298 and DUF4163 domain-containing protein → MKFKKIFLCLMSLLLIFSTVVLGEEINKIEVIEKSIEENTDKYEIKVKYPSIQGGEKEVTDKINKTIEDYTLNWINDIKLLGEEYSKEYEKAGKEMPKMEAYSLFEAFNTDEVISLPVSYYQYTGGAHGLTTKVSYNYNLKTGKELRLKDLFKEGFDYKSIIDKKVREDIEKEKELYFDNGALFKGVNENQAYYLNRDGIIVYFQQYEIAPYSSGIREFKIPYGELKEGLIYKLGN, encoded by the coding sequence ATGAAATTTAAAAAAATTTTTTTATGCCTTATGTCATTACTTCTTATTTTTTCTACTGTAGTTTTAGGAGAAGAAATAAATAAAATAGAAGTTATAGAAAAATCTATAGAAGAAAATACTGACAAGTATGAAATTAAAGTTAAATATCCATCAATTCAAGGTGGAGAAAAAGAGGTTACAGATAAAATAAATAAAACTATAGAGGATTATACTTTAAATTGGATAAATGACATTAAGTTATTAGGAGAAGAGTACAGCAAAGAATATGAGAAGGCAGGAAAAGAAATGCCTAAAATGGAGGCATATAGTCTTTTTGAAGCATTTAATACAGATGAAGTAATTAGTTTACCTGTTTCATATTATCAATATACTGGTGGAGCTCATGGATTAACGACTAAAGTAAGTTATAATTATAATCTTAAAACAGGAAAAGAGCTTAGACTAAAAGATTTATTTAAAGAAGGATTTGACTATAAAAGTATAATTGATAAAAAGGTAAGAGAGGATATTGAAAAAGAGAAGGAGCTTTATTTTGATAATGGAGCTTTGTTTAAGGGAGTTAATGAAAATCAAGCCTATTATTTAAATAGAGATGGAATTATAGTGTATTTTCAGCAGTATGAAATAGCTCCATACTCTTCAGGTATTAGAGAATTTAAAATTCCTTATGGAGAATTAAAGGAAGGATTAATTTATAAATTAGGAAATTAA
- a CDS encoding recombinase family protein: MNNLQLKESSISDMNSLPKNIAIYTRVSTEKQDSNNSKANQLESIKQYINNQGWSDVPYEIYSDTQSASITSNSLNMYNDSDTMNPSIFLRDGLRRLIYDANYKKFDKLIVYSHDRLSRDIYEGLLIKHTLKKLNIDILYSKAGEQINSENQSINNFFENMLSNIAALESSIIGGRVLIGNRHNILNNIWAGGPAPYGYKLIALPSNRKKSKLSIYAPEARVVKKIFELYTTGYTPKDIVQFIKSEYSYNKDRLWTINSIKSILNNPVYTGTMVWNKKGGKRNPRKHPIDEYVYSKFDENIRIIDEKLWKKSLNIRKLQDENPKFLSTAFLLQGMLVCKSCGNYLTSKNHGNSSGRVYFCSHNKDKFSKKINAPTITMKASLIHNIVFKELLNLYKSILSIPAFFDEFYSNYLNKLKEKNNNLLVQKDEIESNINHCDDILMKCSSEISRLLELTNVMSKDIADIDYHEKNLLLLDSIKEFKTSLILSKSQLNDDLNKINRKLSKSIPSKACFKDYVVNTLNPIEDILSQENSKIKNRCLRLLLHEIIDKIIISETFEIEIIFK, translated from the coding sequence ATGAACAATCTCCAATTGAAGGAAAGCTCAATATCAGATATGAATTCACTCCCTAAAAATATAGCTATATATACTAGAGTATCTACTGAAAAGCAAGATAGCAATAACTCTAAAGCTAATCAACTTGAAAGTATAAAACAGTATATAAACAATCAAGGATGGAGTGATGTTCCCTATGAAATATATTCTGATACTCAATCTGCTTCAATAACATCTAATTCTCTTAATATGTATAATGATTCAGATACAATGAATCCTAGCATATTTTTAAGAGATGGATTAAGACGATTAATTTATGATGCTAACTATAAAAAATTTGATAAATTAATAGTTTATTCTCATGATAGGTTATCTCGTGATATATATGAGGGCTTATTAATTAAACATACTTTAAAAAAACTAAACATCGATATATTATATTCTAAAGCTGGTGAACAGATAAATTCTGAAAACCAATCTATTAATAACTTTTTTGAAAATATGCTAAGTAATATAGCAGCTCTTGAATCTAGTATTATTGGTGGAAGGGTACTTATTGGAAATAGACATAATATATTAAATAACATATGGGCTGGAGGTCCAGCCCCCTATGGTTATAAATTAATTGCTCTGCCATCTAACCGTAAAAAAAGTAAACTTTCAATATATGCTCCAGAAGCTAGAGTCGTTAAGAAAATTTTTGAATTATATACAACAGGGTACACCCCTAAAGATATAGTTCAATTTATTAAATCAGAATATAGCTACAATAAAGATAGACTTTGGACAATAAATAGTATTAAAAGTATATTAAATAATCCAGTATATACAGGAACTATGGTTTGGAATAAAAAAGGTGGTAAAAGAAATCCAAGAAAACATCCAATTGATGAATATGTTTATTCTAAGTTTGATGAAAACATAAGAATAATAGATGAAAAGTTGTGGAAAAAATCTTTAAACATACGAAAGCTTCAAGATGAGAACCCTAAATTTTTATCAACAGCCTTTTTACTTCAAGGAATGCTTGTGTGTAAAAGTTGTGGAAATTATTTAACTAGTAAAAATCATGGAAATTCATCTGGTAGAGTCTACTTTTGCTCTCATAATAAAGATAAATTTTCTAAAAAAATAAATGCTCCAACAATTACAATGAAAGCATCACTAATTCACAATATTGTTTTTAAAGAACTACTAAATCTTTATAAATCAATATTAAGTATTCCTGCATTTTTTGATGAGTTTTATTCTAACTATTTAAATAAATTAAAAGAAAAAAATAACAACCTATTAGTTCAGAAAGATGAAATTGAAAGTAATATAAACCATTGTGATGATATATTAATGAAATGCTCATCTGAAATTTCAAGATTGCTAGAACTAACTAATGTTATGAGTAAAGATATTGCTGATATTGACTATCATGAAAAAAATTTATTGTTACTTGATTCAATTAAAGAATTTAAAACTAGCCTTATTTTATCTAAGTCTCAATTAAACGATGATTTAAATAAAATAAATAGAAAGCTTTCAAAATCTATACCTAGTAAAGCTTGTTTTAAAGACTATGTAGTAAACACTTTAAATCCTATTGAAGATATACTTAGCCAAGAAAATTCAAAGATTAAAAACAGATGTTTAAGGCTATTGCTACATGAAATTATTGATAAAATAATAATTTCTGAAACATTTGAAATAGAAATAATATTTAAATAG